From Candidatus Campbellbacteria bacterium:
ACCTGTGCTGAAGATATTCTTCAAGCGCTTGGTATTCCTCTACGAGAAAATACACAAAGCAGAACATGTAATGATTTATTACCCGATGAACAAATAGTAATAGACTATCTCACCGAACCTCGCACCGTTGATGAAATTGCACAAGAAACACAGAGGCCCATTGCACACATTAACGTCATTATTTCTACGCTCGAAATAAAAGGGTATATCACCACACGACTTGGCAAAATCGAACGAACAGTATAGAGTCATACACATTTGTGCTACACACCATTTGCTTTTATATCACATTTGTAGTATTTGTTGCACATATATATGAAACTCGTCATCGTTGAATCACCAGCAAAAGCAAAAACGATTGAAAAATATCTCGGCACTGGATACACAGTGAAAGCCAGTGTTGGACACGTGCGTGATTTACCAAAGAGTAACAAGAACGCCATTGATGTTCCCGGCGGTTTTATTCCGCACTATCAGATTGTTCCTGAAAAAAGGGAAATTATCGCCGACCTTAAAAAAGCGGTCAGCAAGGCAGATGAAGTATTACTTGCAACTGACCCCGACCGCGAAGGTGAAGCCATTGCATGGCACTTGGCACAAGCGCTCGATTTGGAGGGTACAAAGGCACCCTCCTCTGCTAAAGCTACGGCGGGCAAGAAAAATAAAAAAGTAAAGAGAATTGTATTCCACGAAATCACCAAAGACGCTATTCTTGAAGCAGTTGCCCACCCACGAGACATTGATAACCACCTTCGCGAAGCACAGGAAGCACGACGCGTGTTGGACCGTCTTGTAGGATACGACCTTTCAGGACTTATTTGGAAAAAGGTTCGTTATGGTCTTTCTGCTGGACGCGTTCAGTCCCCTGCCCTTCGTATTGTTATGGAACGAGAGCGAGAAATTCGTGCATTCATTCCAGAAAATTATTGGGTGATTACAGCCGACGTACAAACAAACCAGCCTGCCGGCAGGCAAGGAAAGAAAGAAAAATTAACGCTTACATGTGAAGAAGAACCGCGGGATGAGAAAAAAACCAATACAATTGTAGAAAAAGCACGTGCTGGAACTTGGAGCGTTGCTTCTGTAAAAGAAACAGAAAATCAACGCCAGCCACGCGCACCGTTTACCACATCAACAATTCAACAATCTGCTAGTACTCGGCTTGGATTTTCTCCTTCCCGAACCATGCGCGCTGCTCAAAAACTCTACGAAAAAGGTTTTATCACCTACATGAGAACAGACAGCACCAATCTTGCAGCACAAGCTCAAACACAAATTTTAGCGGTCGTCACAAAAGAATTTGGAAAAGAATTTGCACGACCAATGGTGTACGCAAGCAAAAGTAAAAACGCCCAAGAAGCACACGAGGCCATTCGTCCAACAAATGCCGAAACTCGTGTCGCAGGAAGTGATGATGACGAGAAAAAGCTCTATGAACTTATATGGGCTCGCGCAATCAGTAGCCAAATGGCACCTGCAAAACTTCTGCAAACAAAAATAACAACAACCATTGGGGACGAGTCCGTTCCTCCATTCTCAGCAACAGGTTCACGCGTATTGTTTCCTGGATGGCTTCTTGCAGATCCCGATTCTCGAGGAGAAGATGTTGAGATGCCAAAAGTAATCGAAGGAGACTCATTAAACCTTCTTGATGTTACAGCGCTTGCAAAACAAACACAGCCACCATCGCGATATTCTGAGGCTGGACTTATTAAAGAACTTGAAAAACGTGGTATTGGTCGCCCATCAACATATGCCTCTATCATCAGAACGATTGAGGAGCGTGGATATGTAACACGAGAAAATAGAACCCTCACACCAACAGACACCGGTGACGTGGTGAGTACTTTTTTGGAAAAACATTTTGCAACATACATTAGCGATTCATTTACGTCAGAAATGGAAAATGAGTTGGATGAAATTGCTCTCGGCACGCGCGAGTATGAAAAAACACTCCGTGCCTTCTATATCCCCTTTGCAAAGGATGTTGCTAAAAAAACAAAGGAGGCTGAAAAAATAACCAACATGGGTGATGCACCAAAAGAGTTTGTATGCCCAAAGTGTGGAAGTGCAATGGTAATGAAACTTGCACGCAATGGAAAATTTATGAGCTGTGGACGATTTCCTGATTGTGATGGTGCACGCTCTGCTGATGGAAAAGAGGTAACCGACCCAGAAGAAATTGGATTTCACCCTGAAACCAAAGAGCCCATCTTTGTTCTTGATGGGCCATATGGACCTTATGTTCAACTTGGACTCAAAACCACAAAGAATAAAAAACCTCGACGTTCAAGTATCCCAAAAGAAAAAGATCCTGTATCAGTGACCCTTGAAGAAGCAGTTATCTACTTGAGTTTGCCGAGAGTGCTTGGGCTACATCCTGAAACAAAAAAGGATGTTGTTGCCAATGTGGGTCGTTTTGGTCCATATATTGGACACGACGGAGATTTTCGTTCCCTCAAAACAGATGATGTGTACACAGTAACTCTTGAGCGTGCCCTTGCAATTCTCCAAGAGCCAAAAAAATTCCGCGGAAAGAGACGTTTTACAAAGAAAAAATAGTCCTGCCTCTTTCTACTGTACCATACTCAGCACTAAACAAAGGTCTTAGTGCTGAGTATACTACATACACCAAACCCCATGAAAATACTTACCGCCCAAAACATTATTTCCGCATCGCATAAAAAGTTCACTGAAAAAGAACAACGAGGTATTGAAACTGCTTTTTCTTTTTCAGAAAATATACACAGAGACCAGAAACGTGAATCGGGAGAACCGTACTTTGTCCATGTTGCAGAAACAGCACGCCACCTCGCACGTATCGGGGCAGATGCAACAACTATTATGGCCGGACTACTTCACGATAGTGTTGAAGATGTTGAACACATCACCATTCAAGAAATTAGAACGCAATTTGGAGACGAGGTTGCCTTTCTTGTTGATGGTGTAACAAAACTTGGAAAGTTAAAATACCGCGGACTCAAACGCCATGTCGAAACACTTCGTAAACTGTTTCTTGCAACGGCGCGCGACCCTCGCGTTATTCTTATTAAGCTTGCCGACCGACTTCATAATCTAGAGACAATCTCCGCACTCCCTCAAGAAAAACAACAACGCATCGCGATGGAAACGCTTGAAATATATGCACCAATAGCACACCGACTTGGTATTGGAAACCTTAAAGGTGAGCTTGAAGACGTTGCGTTCAAAACTGCGTATCCAAAAGAGTATGCGGAAACGTATGCGCTCCGTGAAGAAAAAAGTAAAGAACATGTTGGACAATTAAAAAAACTCTCCCATGAAATACGAGCACTGCTCGCCCAATCAGATATCGTAGTACATGCAATGGATTATCGTATAAAACATATTTATAGTCTCAATAAAAAGTTGCAAGAAAAAGAAATGAATATTGATCGTGTCTACGATATTGAAGCGTTGCGTATTATTGTAGAAACCGTGGAGGAATGCTATCTCGCACTTGGACTCACCCACAGTAAATGGAAACCGCTTCCTGGGCGCATTAAAGATTATATTGCAACGCCAAAACGTAACGGCTACCAAAGTCTCCACACAACCATTTTTACCGGCAATGGTGCAATTGTTGAAATTCAAATTAGAACACAGGCGATGCATGATGTTGCTGAGTACGGAATTGCATCCCATGTGGGGTATAAAGAGAAGACAGGTATCACAACGGATTCAAGTGCACTGTTGGTTGAAAAATTATTTGGAAGAAGCACCCTCAACACAAACAATACAAGTCCAATGACACAATGGCTTCATGAACTGACCGAAACTCAAAATGATGTGGAGCACTCGCTTTCTTTTATTCGAAATCTTCGAAATGATTTCTTTAATGATCGTATTTTTGTATTTACACCAAATGGAGAGGTTGTTGATTTGCCTGTTGACGCCACACCGATTGATTTTGCATATTCAATTCACACCGACCTTGGAGACCATGCGTCAGGAGCTCGTATAAATGGAAAATTTGTCGCACTTTCAACAAAATTGAATCACGGCGACGTTGTGCTTATTGAAACACGAGACAACAGTAAACCTTCCCAGAAATGGCTCACATGGGCAAAAACAGGATTCGCAAAAAAGAAAATCCGAATAGCACTTGAAAAAAACTAAACGGAGAAATGAGTTACTGAATACAAATCGTCATCTTTTCCCTTTGTTTCATTTTCTGTGGTAGCTATTTCTGGCACCACATCAGTTACTTCTTCTGGGGTCGTTGATGTATTTTGAGATAGTTCGTTGAATGATGCGACTTCACTGTTGAGAACTGCAAGAATTTTTCGTAAATCTTCCTCAGAACCAAAATCAATAAAAATACGCCCACCGACTTCTTTTGGTTCTACACGAACACGCGTCCCAAGTCGCTCTGATGCACGTGTTTCAAGTTCAATAATATCAGGGTCATATAAACGATCATGTCGTCGTACCTTCTCAACTGCAATACGACGAGAAATTTGTTCCGCATCACGAACGGTGAGTTTATTTAAAATAATTTCCTTAAAGAGAACTAGTTGCTCTGCTGGCCTGTCTATAAGCATGAGAAGCGGTCGTGTGTGCCCCTCACTAATTTTCCCTTCAGAGAGCGCTTGTTGCATTTCTACAGGCAAAAGGAGGAGGCGGATGGTATTTGAAACATACTCTCGACTTTTTCCAACCTTGTGTGCTATTTCTCCGTGCTTCAAACCAAAATGTTCGGCTAGTTGTGAGAATGCACGGGCACGTTCTATAGGATTAATATCTTCTCGCTGAAGATTTTCAATAATGGCGAGCTCAAGCTTCATCTGTTCACTTTCTTCATCATCTCGAATGATAACTGGTACAAGAGACAGACCTGCCATTTTGGATGCGCGCAGACGCCGTTCTCCAGCAATGAGTTCATACTGAACAGAGATGCCTCCGTCTTCTCGTTGGTGTTCTCGTTGGGTTACTACCAGTGGTTGCAATACGCCATACTGGCGGATTGAGTCGGAAAGGTCTTTGAGTTTTTGCTCATCAAAAAAACGTCTCGGCTGAAATGGGTTTGGAACAATTTTTTCCACCTCGACCCAAAAAATTGCATTATTGTGAAAGCTCATAGTGAATAGAATATTGAATGTAGTATATGGAACGTAGGAAGACAGATATAGTTTAGCAAAAAAAGCGATACTTTGGTAGAATCACCTCATTGCCGGGGTGGCGTAATTGGTAGCCGCGCACGACTCAAAATCGTGTGTCGTAAGACATGAGGGTTCGATTCCCTCCCCCGGCACAGCGGAAAATGTGGACATACTGGGTGTATGTTTATATTTTGCGCCTTTGGGGAATCGAAGGCCGGAGCACGACGGTGCGACCCAGTAGGTCAATGTACTCATTGAGACGGGGACAAAAGCAAACTGCTTTGCTTTTGTCCGAACGAAGTGAGGTGGACGCGGAACTTTTCACCAGAAAAGTATTCGTGACCGATTCCCTCCCCCGGCACAACATGAAAAAACTACAAAATCTCGGATTAAGTGCTCAGTCGTGGCGATACCTCGTGAATATGTGGACTGTCTTTCTTTTTGTGATTATTATCTGGGATTTTGTGACCAACAACGGACTTGGAAATATTATCGGGGCTGTTGCGGCAATTTATACAGGTGCACTTGTCATATACAGTGCAGAAAAAGAATTTGAACGGTGGAGTGATAACCACGCAGGGCGCCACCCCGGCGAACTGTATGTCATCGCATGGACCTGTTCTTATGGTACTCATCTTCTCCGCAGAAGTTATTCTGCGAAAACCATACACAGTACCACATGAAATTATTGCAACATACATCGCAGTCATCAGCATTCTTGCTATTACCAAAAAATCGAAGCGGTACTACTTTCGAAAAAAGAAAATAACCCCTTTGGAGTAGTTGTGTAATTTTCACAACATGCCAACAAGAATACGTGTCACAAGAACCCTGATGACTAAGAAGTACTCTTTTTTTCCTCTTCAGCGGCCCTCTCCTCATGTTCTTGTGCGGCAACTCTATGGGCTTCGGCAGCCTCAGCTTCTTTTTCGCGCGCTAACCTGTCTTGTTTCTCCGCTTCTTCGTCTTTTTGTGTTATATCGTCTGTCATATTTTATGTTACTACTCTTGGTTATTTAATTTGACCGCAGCTTCATGTGTGGAAACCGTTTTTCCCATAACAAACATTTTGATAATACCTATAGCTATAACCCAGTAGACCAACATCGCAAGAAGGGTTGTCCATTCAAAAATACTTCCCTCAAGAAGATATGAGGCACGGAACACACTGATAAACGGCGTTGCAAAGACATAGGTTATCCCGTACACAAAACTACTAAACCCAGCTTCTGGGTTCGCACCAAGTAATTTCAAAGCAAATCGAAACAATAACAATATCTCAACAAAACCAAGAATGTACCAAACAATTTGTGTACCTCGGTACAGTGGTTTGGTTGTGGGAGAGTTAGATGAATCCATATATTTTTGTCTGCAAAATGCAGAGATGTTACGCTTGTAATACAAGTACTAATAAAAATAAACCATAAGGTGTTGTTCGTGTCCAGTATACCACCTGATTTCACAAAATCATATCGCGCAACTGTCGACTAGAGCGCGATAATACCTAGATTTTATCTCCAAAATGTATTGTAGGGGTTTCTTTTTGATATTTTGGTATTTGTTATGAAACGACCCAACACACTTCTTGTTATTGCACGTAGTGTGGTTATTGTCCGACTTTTATCTTAATGAGTTTCCATAGAAAACCCTTGCTAAGATGGGCTTAGGTGTGGTTGTATACAGGTACAGCACACCATGAAACCAAAACTCATCGTTATCCTCGGACCGACCGCCACTGGAAAAAGTGATGTGGCCGTTCGTCTTGCACAAAAATATGGTGGTGAAGTGGTGTCGGCCGATTCACGGCAGGTATATAAAGGACTTAATCTCGGAACAGGAAAAGTGACCGAGAAAG
This genomic window contains:
- a CDS encoding YggT family protein, with translation MDSSNSPTTKPLYRGTQIVWYILGFVEILLLFRFALKLLGANPEAGFSSFVYGITYVFATPFISVFRASYLLEGSIFEWTTLLAMLVYWVIAIGIIKMFVMGKTVSTHEAAVKLNNQE
- the topA gene encoding type I DNA topoisomerase, giving the protein MKLVIVESPAKAKTIEKYLGTGYTVKASVGHVRDLPKSNKNAIDVPGGFIPHYQIVPEKREIIADLKKAVSKADEVLLATDPDREGEAIAWHLAQALDLEGTKAPSSAKATAGKKNKKVKRIVFHEITKDAILEAVAHPRDIDNHLREAQEARRVLDRLVGYDLSGLIWKKVRYGLSAGRVQSPALRIVMEREREIRAFIPENYWVITADVQTNQPAGRQGKKEKLTLTCEEEPRDEKKTNTIVEKARAGTWSVASVKETENQRQPRAPFTTSTIQQSASTRLGFSPSRTMRAAQKLYEKGFITYMRTDSTNLAAQAQTQILAVVTKEFGKEFARPMVYASKSKNAQEAHEAIRPTNAETRVAGSDDDEKKLYELIWARAISSQMAPAKLLQTKITTTIGDESVPPFSATGSRVLFPGWLLADPDSRGEDVEMPKVIEGDSLNLLDVTALAKQTQPPSRYSEAGLIKELEKRGIGRPSTYASIIRTIEERGYVTRENRTLTPTDTGDVVSTFLEKHFATYISDSFTSEMENELDEIALGTREYEKTLRAFYIPFAKDVAKKTKEAEKITNMGDAPKEFVCPKCGSAMVMKLARNGKFMSCGRFPDCDGARSADGKEVTDPEEIGFHPETKEPIFVLDGPYGPYVQLGLKTTKNKKPRRSSIPKEKDPVSVTLEEAVIYLSLPRVLGLHPETKKDVVANVGRFGPYIGHDGDFRSLKTDDVYTVTLERALAILQEPKKFRGKRRFTKKK
- a CDS encoding RelA/SpoT family protein: MKILTAQNIISASHKKFTEKEQRGIETAFSFSENIHRDQKRESGEPYFVHVAETARHLARIGADATTIMAGLLHDSVEDVEHITIQEIRTQFGDEVAFLVDGVTKLGKLKYRGLKRHVETLRKLFLATARDPRVILIKLADRLHNLETISALPQEKQQRIAMETLEIYAPIAHRLGIGNLKGELEDVAFKTAYPKEYAETYALREEKSKEHVGQLKKLSHEIRALLAQSDIVVHAMDYRIKHIYSLNKKLQEKEMNIDRVYDIEALRIIVETVEECYLALGLTHSKWKPLPGRIKDYIATPKRNGYQSLHTTIFTGNGAIVEIQIRTQAMHDVAEYGIASHVGYKEKTGITTDSSALLVEKLFGRSTLNTNNTSPMTQWLHELTETQNDVEHSLSFIRNLRNDFFNDRIFVFTPNGEVVDLPVDATPIDFAYSIHTDLGDHASGARINGKFVALSTKLNHGDVVLIETRDNSKPSQKWLTWAKTGFAKKKIRIALEKN
- a CDS encoding ParB/RepB/Spo0J family partition protein is translated as MSFHNNAIFWVEVEKIVPNPFQPRRFFDEQKLKDLSDSIRQYGVLQPLVVTQREHQREDGGISVQYELIAGERRLRASKMAGLSLVPVIIRDDEESEQMKLELAIIENLQREDINPIERARAFSQLAEHFGLKHGEIAHKVGKSREYVSNTIRLLLLPVEMQQALSEGKISEGHTRPLLMLIDRPAEQLVLFKEIILNKLTVRDAEQISRRIAVEKVRRHDRLYDPDIIELETRASERLGTRVRVEPKEVGGRIFIDFGSEEDLRKILAVLNSEVASFNELSQNTSTTPEEVTDVVPEIATTENETKGKDDDLYSVTHFSV